Proteins encoded by one window of Haematobia irritans isolate KBUSLIRL chromosome 2, ASM5000362v1, whole genome shotgun sequence:
- the LOC142226951 gene encoding protein FAM107B isoform X2: protein MTNRTTISSDILNRMKMFENSEEQTQPTAVHIVEGFANRNEVDSLGYGCELRENLGVNMMMPTPPPPPPPGVQTDANGLILPKKLINPCLTSTDRKQLHRELKFNTKMGISVLNQKTELQRAYEKRQQHHMDQQPPSPTFGLKSELNRVIMERAQKHEQARLQNLENNDDDKQYVNPEYLNARAKLRAGQRTELK, encoded by the exons ATTCTGAAGAGCAGACTCAACCGACCGCCGTTCACATTGTTGAAGGTTTTGCCAACAGAAACGAAGTTGATAGTCTTGGGTACGGTTGTGAGTTGAGAGAGAATTTAGGAGTCAATATGATGATGCCAAcgccgccaccaccaccaccacctggAGTACAAACAGATGCCAATGGTCTAATATTGccaaagaaattaattaatccctgTCTCACATCAACGGATCGAAAACAATTGCATCGAGAATTAAAATTCAATACAAAAAT ggGCATTAGTGTCCTCAATCAAAAAACAGAATTACAAAGAGCCTATGAGAAACGGCAACAGCATCATATGGATCAACAGCCTCCCTCACCTACATTTGGCCTTAAAAGTGAACTCAATCGTGTGATAATGGAACGAGCTCAAAAACATGAACAAGCCCgccttcaaaatttggaaaataatgacGATGACAAACAGTACGTCAATCCAGAATACCTAAATGCGAGAGCAAAGCTGCGGGCGGGACAAAGGACTGAATTGAAATAA